The following are from one region of the Sphingobacteriaceae bacterium genome:
- a CDS encoding DUF2179 domain-containing protein produces the protein MHPGLVLALDYLFIFGARVADVSLGTIRFMMMVRGRRSLAAAISFFEIIIWVTALSRVLSGLDNPLKVVVYSLGFATGVFVGQWVEEKIALGVSSVQIIPRRPEAAALLRDTLRAEGYGVTVIKGEGRDGERSVLLVTSPRRGIAQLLAAARQADPEAFITILDARAVHGGTLRLGRAKSL, from the coding sequence ATGCATCCCGGTTTGGTCCTGGCCTTGGATTACCTTTTCATCTTCGGCGCCCGGGTGGCCGACGTGTCCCTGGGCACCATCCGCTTCATGATGATGGTGCGGGGGCGGCGCAGCCTGGCGGCCGCCATTTCCTTCTTTGAAATCATAATCTGGGTGACGGCTCTGTCCCGGGTGTTGAGCGGCCTGGACAACCCCCTCAAAGTCGTCGTCTACTCCCTGGGCTTCGCCACGGGCGTGTTCGTGGGCCAGTGGGTTGAGGAGAAGATTGCCCTTGGGGTAAGCTCGGTGCAAATCATTCCCCGCCGTCCCGAAGCCGCCGCCTTGCTGCGGGATACCTTGCGGGCCGAAGGCTACGGGGTGACGGTGATCAAGGGGGAAGGCCGGGACGGCGAGCGTTCCGTCCTGCTGGTCACTTCTCCCCGCCGGGGCATCGCCCAGCTGCTGGCCGCCGCCCGCCAAGCCGATCCCGAAGCGTTCATCACCATACTGGATGCCCGGGCCGTCCACGGCGGCACCTTGCGGCTGGGGCGGGCCAAGAGTTTGTAG